The following proteins are encoded in a genomic region of Alistipes sp. ZOR0009:
- the hpf gene encoding ribosome hibernation-promoting factor, HPF/YfiA family, with protein sequence MNIKIQSIKFDADKKLVDYVEGKLVKLDKYYDEITTIEAYLKLEANTETGNKKVEVRILIPGNELFVEKQASKFEEALDLCIDKLKVLLPKTKDKAKKM encoded by the coding sequence ATGAACATCAAAATTCAATCAATTAAGTTCGACGCCGACAAGAAGCTTGTTGACTATGTCGAAGGGAAACTTGTAAAATTAGACAAGTACTATGATGAAATAACCACCATTGAGGCATATTTAAAATTGGAGGCAAATACAGAAACCGGAAATAAGAAGGTTGAGGTTCGGATACTAATACCAGGAAACGAACTTTTTGTAGAAAAGCAAGCGTCTAAATTTGAAGAAGCGCTGGATCTTTGTATTGACAAGTTGAAAGTTTTACTGCCTAAAACAAAGGATAAGGCAAAAAAAATGTAG
- a CDS encoding tyrosine-type recombinase/integrase, with the protein MIARFEQYLLAEKRYSPHTVNAYKTDILQFVDFLGYTPSNFDPSEVTSLLVRGWVASLAEAGVMATSINRKIASIRSFYTYLRRIGAVKKNPTAKVIHLKQPKRLPSFIDENTAIHFLDEVDEDCDFLKLRNVLIVELLYASGIRRAELVALQLGDISMEEKTLKVLGKGRKERKIPLLPGTLSLIKCYISERTEFFSDAQPYLFLTAKGEQIYPKLVERIVKEQLKIAGVKGKKSPHVLRHTFATHLLDYGADLVSIKEMLGHASIGTTQIYTHNTLEKIQNAYRKAHPRADSK; encoded by the coding sequence AAAAGATATTCTCCACATACTGTAAATGCCTATAAAACGGACATTTTACAGTTTGTGGATTTTTTAGGTTATACTCCTTCTAATTTTGATCCGTCGGAAGTAACCTCTCTGCTTGTTCGAGGTTGGGTTGCTTCTTTAGCAGAAGCAGGTGTGATGGCGACCTCTATTAATCGAAAAATTGCATCTATACGCAGTTTTTACACCTATCTAAGGCGGATTGGTGCTGTCAAAAAAAATCCGACAGCGAAGGTTATCCATCTCAAGCAGCCTAAACGCCTACCTTCTTTCATTGACGAAAATACAGCAATTCATTTTTTAGATGAAGTTGATGAGGACTGTGATTTTTTGAAATTGCGGAATGTTCTCATTGTGGAGTTGCTATATGCTAGTGGTATTCGAAGGGCCGAATTGGTAGCCTTACAGCTTGGCGATATTAGCATGGAAGAAAAAACGTTAAAAGTCCTTGGAAAAGGGCGAAAAGAGCGAAAAATTCCGTTACTACCAGGCACATTATCCCTAATTAAATGCTATATTAGCGAAAGGACAGAGTTCTTTTCAGATGCGCAACCTTACCTGTTTTTAACGGCAAAGGGAGAACAAATATACCCTAAGCTCGTTGAACGAATAGTGAAGGAGCAGCTTAAAATTGCAGGAGTAAAAGGGAAAAAAAGCCCTCATGTGCTTCGACATACGTTTGCTACGCATTTGTTGGATTATGGCGCAGATTTGGTTAGCATAAAAGAGATGCTGGGACATGCATCAATTGGCACTACCCAGATTTACACGCACAATACGCTAGAAAAGATCCAGAATGCCTATAGAAAGGCTCATCCAAGAGCTGATTCAAAATAG